In Bradyrhizobium sp. 1(2017), one DNA window encodes the following:
- a CDS encoding septal ring lytic transglycosylase RlpA family protein, with translation MSRIARAATSRISFATSCRLLLAIAGAASLAACAQSPVGRQKADLAGTSRQAAVERPHRVAALHPRPIRRARANRDAKQTASHGVASFYSDTQTASGEKFDRNELTAAHPTLPFGTKLRVTDTSSGRFVTVRVNDRGPYIRGRVVDVSPSAAEALGMVDKGITNVRLDVVQ, from the coding sequence ATGTCTCGCATTGCACGTGCCGCAACTTCCCGGATTTCCTTCGCAACCTCGTGCCGGCTGTTGCTTGCCATCGCCGGCGCCGCATCGCTCGCCGCCTGCGCGCAATCGCCGGTCGGCCGCCAGAAGGCCGATCTCGCCGGTACCAGCCGACAGGCCGCGGTGGAGCGCCCGCACAGGGTGGCGGCGCTGCATCCGCGCCCGATCCGTCGGGCGCGCGCCAACCGTGACGCAAAGCAGACGGCGTCGCATGGCGTTGCCAGCTTCTATTCGGATACGCAAACCGCGAGCGGCGAGAAGTTCGACAGAAACGAATTGACCGCGGCCCATCCCACCCTGCCGTTCGGCACCAAGCTGCGCGTCACCGATACGTCCTCTGGCCGCTTCGTCACCGTCCGGGTCAACGATCGCGGGCCTTACATTCGCGGCCGCGTGGTCGACGTCTCGCCGTCCGCGGCCGAGGCGCTCGGCATGGTCGACAAGGGCATCACCAATGTCCGGCTCGATGTCGTGCAATAG
- a CDS encoding carboxylesterase/lipase family protein, which produces MRSVLALVAASMVLCCVGSGLAQPVGQFPFALTREGQMLGAVEGEVASFKGLAYAAPPVAALRWRPPQPTVESSEMRTAYDYGAPCLQPSLPGASEDCLTLNVFRPFGVDGPLPVMVFIHGGGFVTGTANDPLFDGARLAQAGLIVVTVNYRLGVPGWLAHPALSEGGSGNYGLMDQIAALHWVHDNIAAFGGDPNNVTLFGNGAGATSIALLMLCRQAHGLFQKAILQSLPGRATLHSPEEAELVSAHVLGLVPAPDLRAVPPAKLLAAEERMLTKFTRALGPAIDGSLVTEDIAAGFSAGHQSRIPVIIGSNDDETRFGNESDVDLASPDGMIDRLRQLYPDVSKPAELKARFYTDKVFAEPARLLARRHAAIGAPAFRYRFGYVPEARRASPDRGHGRELQFIFGAEGVPGAGIFSRGDREVARRMRGYWINFARSGDPNGRGLPRWDAATDRDRLLLVTNDGIASGDDPFAERLDRIAGESRK; this is translated from the coding sequence ATGCGATCCGTGCTCGCGCTTGTTGCGGCTTCCATGGTGCTGTGTTGCGTCGGCTCGGGCCTCGCCCAGCCGGTCGGACAGTTTCCATTCGCGCTGACGCGTGAAGGGCAGATGCTTGGCGCCGTCGAAGGCGAGGTGGCCTCTTTCAAGGGACTGGCTTATGCGGCGCCGCCGGTCGCTGCGCTGCGCTGGCGACCGCCGCAGCCGACAGTCGAGAGTTCGGAGATGCGCACCGCCTACGACTATGGTGCGCCATGCCTCCAGCCGTCATTGCCCGGCGCGAGCGAGGATTGCCTCACGCTGAACGTGTTCCGTCCCTTCGGGGTCGACGGTCCGCTGCCGGTGATGGTGTTCATCCACGGCGGCGGTTTCGTCACGGGCACCGCCAACGATCCGCTGTTCGACGGTGCCCGGCTGGCGCAGGCCGGCCTCATCGTCGTCACCGTGAATTATCGCCTCGGCGTGCCCGGCTGGCTTGCGCATCCGGCGCTGTCGGAAGGCGGCTCCGGCAATTATGGCCTGATGGACCAGATCGCGGCGCTGCATTGGGTGCACGACAACATCGCCGCGTTCGGCGGCGATCCCAACAACGTCACCCTGTTCGGCAACGGTGCCGGCGCGACATCGATCGCCTTGCTGATGCTGTGCCGGCAGGCGCACGGTCTATTCCAGAAAGCCATTCTGCAATCGCTGCCCGGCCGCGCCACTCTGCATTCACCGGAGGAGGCCGAGCTCGTGAGCGCGCATGTCCTCGGGCTCGTTCCCGCGCCAGATCTGCGGGCTGTCCCGCCGGCAAAATTGCTGGCCGCCGAAGAGCGCATGCTGACGAAATTCACGCGCGCCCTTGGGCCGGCCATCGATGGGAGCCTGGTCACTGAGGACATCGCTGCGGGATTCAGCGCGGGGCACCAGAGCCGCATTCCTGTCATCATCGGCTCGAATGACGACGAGACGCGTTTCGGCAATGAAAGCGATGTCGACCTTGCATCGCCGGACGGCATGATTGACAGGCTGCGCCAGCTCTATCCCGACGTTTCGAAACCTGCAGAGCTGAAGGCGCGCTTCTACACCGACAAGGTCTTCGCCGAGCCGGCCAGGCTGCTGGCTCGCCGTCACGCGGCCATCGGCGCGCCGGCCTTTCGCTATCGCTTCGGCTATGTGCCCGAGGCGCGGCGGGCAAGTCCCGATCGCGGGCACGGACGCGAGCTGCAATTCATCTTCGGCGCGGAGGGCGTGCCCGGCGCCGGGATCTTCTCGCGAGGCGATCGCGAGGTCGCACGCCGCATGCGCGGCTACTGGATCAATTTTGCGAGGAGTGGCGATCCCAATGGCCGCGGGCTGCCCCGTTGGGATGCCGCCACAGACCGCGATCGCCTGCTGCTGGTCACGAATGACGGCATCGCGAGCGGAGACGACCCCTTCGCGGAGCGTCTCGATCGGATCGCAGGTGAGAGCAGGAAATGA
- the glgC gene encoding glucose-1-phosphate adenylyltransferase codes for MSAVGNEPLARQALAFVLAGGRGSRLLELTDRRAKPAVYFGGKSRIIDFALSNAVNSGIRRIAVATQYKAHSLIRHLQMGWNFFRPERNESFDILPASQRVSENMWYVGTADAVYQNIDIIESHACRFIVVLAGDHIYKMDYEVMLREHVESGADVTVGCLEMPRTESSGFGIMHIDEKGWIQSFLEKPKDPPPMPGKPDVSLASMGIYVFDAKFLFDQLKRDAEDPNSNHDFGKDIIPYLVKNGRAFAHQFSTSCVRSSSHNGSYWRDVGTVDAYWSANIDLTDVVPELDLFDRAWPIWSYAEITPPAKFVHDEESRRGQAVSSLVSGGCIISGASLRRSLLFTGVRINSYANVENAVIMPYVNVGRGARLKNVVIDRGVEIPEGLVVGEDPEIDAKRFRTTEEGISLITQPMIDRLNT; via the coding sequence ATGAGTGCCGTCGGTAATGAGCCGCTTGCCCGTCAGGCGCTGGCGTTCGTCCTGGCCGGGGGGCGCGGCAGCCGGCTTTTGGAGCTGACGGACCGGCGCGCCAAGCCCGCCGTCTATTTCGGCGGAAAATCCCGCATCATCGATTTCGCCCTGTCGAACGCGGTGAACTCCGGCATCCGCCGCATTGCAGTTGCGACACAGTACAAGGCGCACAGCCTGATCCGGCACCTTCAGATGGGCTGGAACTTCTTCCGCCCGGAGCGCAACGAGAGCTTTGACATCCTCCCCGCCAGCCAGCGCGTGTCCGAGAACATGTGGTATGTCGGCACGGCGGACGCGGTCTACCAGAACATCGACATCATCGAATCCCACGCCTGCCGCTTCATCGTGGTGCTGGCCGGGGATCACATCTACAAGATGGACTACGAGGTGATGCTGCGCGAGCATGTCGAGAGCGGCGCCGACGTCACGGTCGGCTGCCTCGAAATGCCGCGCACGGAATCCTCGGGTTTCGGCATCATGCATATCGACGAGAAGGGCTGGATCCAGTCGTTCCTGGAGAAGCCAAAAGACCCGCCGCCGATGCCCGGCAAGCCGGACGTCTCGCTCGCCAGCATGGGCATCTACGTGTTCGACGCGAAATTCCTGTTCGACCAGCTCAAGCGTGACGCCGAGGATCCGAACTCGAACCACGATTTCGGCAAGGACATCATTCCGTACCTCGTCAAGAACGGCCGCGCCTTCGCGCACCAGTTCTCGACCTCCTGCGTGCGCTCCAGCAGCCACAACGGCTCCTATTGGCGTGACGTCGGCACCGTCGACGCCTATTGGTCCGCCAATATCGATCTCACCGACGTCGTGCCGGAGCTCGACCTGTTCGACCGCGCCTGGCCGATCTGGTCCTATGCGGAGATCACGCCGCCGGCCAAATTCGTCCATGACGAGGAGAGCCGGCGCGGCCAGGCAGTGAGCTCGCTGGTCTCGGGCGGCTGCATCATCTCCGGCGCGTCGCTGCGACGCTCGCTGCTGTTCACCGGCGTGCGCATCAACTCCTACGCCAATGTCGAGAACGCCGTGATCATGCCTTACGTCAATGTCGGGCGCGGCGCTCGCTTGAAGAACGTCGTGATCGACCGCGGCGTCGAGATTCCTGAGGGCCTCGTCGTCGGCGAAGATCCCGAGATCGACGCCAAGCGCTTCCGCACCACCGAAGAGGGCATCTCGCTGATCACCCAGCCGATGATCGACAGGCTCAATACATGA
- a CDS encoding ABC transporter substrate-binding protein, whose product MRINSRHHPITRRLAASLLAAAVTLSTAAISFAADTVVLRVGDQKGGNRSLLEISGYAKDLPYKIEWSEFPAAAPILEALNAGALDVGYTGDLSFLSVYAAGAPIKAIGGTRSDAKTQAILVRQDSPIKSAADLKGKRLAGTRGGWGQFLIDATLEKAEIKPEDATFAPLGPVDAKIALLAGSIDAWAVWEPYVSFATLKDKARVIADGEGLTPTITFIVASDNAIATKRAAVQDLVHRLNKARLWSLDHLPEYARNTAELTRLPEDVLLPAYTAQRTSPIVIDENVVKEVQAASDRSTRYGILPKKLDVSKAVDRSFTAAAAGSN is encoded by the coding sequence ATGCGCATCAACTCCCGTCACCATCCCATCACCCGCCGTCTCGCGGCATCGCTGCTTGCCGCCGCCGTCACCTTGTCGACGGCCGCAATATCGTTCGCGGCCGACACCGTCGTGCTGCGCGTCGGCGATCAGAAGGGCGGCAACCGGTCGCTGCTCGAGATCTCCGGCTATGCGAAAGACCTGCCCTACAAGATCGAGTGGTCAGAATTCCCCGCAGCGGCGCCGATTCTCGAAGCGCTCAACGCCGGCGCGCTCGACGTCGGCTACACCGGCGATCTCTCGTTCCTGTCGGTCTACGCGGCCGGCGCGCCGATCAAGGCGATCGGCGGCACGAGGTCGGACGCGAAGACCCAGGCCATCCTGGTGCGCCAGGATTCGCCGATCAAATCCGCTGCCGACCTCAAGGGAAAACGGCTCGCCGGCACGCGCGGCGGCTGGGGCCAATTCCTGATCGATGCCACGCTGGAGAAAGCAGAGATCAAGCCGGAGGATGCGACCTTCGCACCGCTCGGCCCCGTCGACGCCAAGATCGCGCTGCTCGCCGGCTCGATCGATGCATGGGCGGTGTGGGAGCCTTACGTGTCGTTCGCCACGCTGAAGGACAAGGCCCGCGTGATCGCCGATGGCGAGGGCCTGACGCCGACCATCACCTTCATCGTCGCGTCCGACAACGCCATCGCCACCAAGCGCGCGGCGGTGCAGGATCTGGTGCACCGCTTGAACAAGGCGCGGCTTTGGTCGCTTGATCATCTGCCCGAGTACGCCAGGAACACGGCCGAGCTGACCAGGCTGCCGGAGGACGTGCTGCTGCCGGCCTACACCGCGCAGCGCACCAGCCCGATCGTGATCGACGAGAACGTGGTGAAGGAGGTGCAGGCAGCCTCCGACCGCTCGACGCGTTACGGCATCCTGCCGAAAAAGCTCGACGTGAGCAAAGCCGTCGACCGCAGCTTCACCGCCGCGGCGGCGGGATCGAACTAG
- a CDS encoding SemiSWEET transporter, whose translation MDPFVIKLIGFAAATCTTVAYAPQAIKVWKTRSTGDISLGMFLVMVLGLALWLIYGLLSGDAPLIASNAVTMLLAGGILFMKLRYG comes from the coding sequence ATGGACCCCTTCGTGATCAAGCTGATCGGCTTCGCCGCCGCCACCTGCACCACCGTGGCCTACGCGCCGCAAGCCATCAAGGTGTGGAAGACCCGCTCCACCGGCGACATCTCGCTCGGCATGTTCCTGGTCATGGTGCTGGGACTTGCGCTCTGGCTGATCTACGGCCTGCTCTCCGGCGACGCCCCGCTGATCGCCTCGAACGCCGTCACCATGCTGCTCGCCGGCGGCATCCTGTTCATGAAGCTGAGATACGGCTGA
- a CDS encoding flavin-containing monooxygenase, with translation MSDAMVATRASNERGTAQEVDVAVVGAGFAGLYLLHRLRKAGLKAVALEEAGDVGGTWYWNRYPGARCDIQTIDYSYTFDPELETAWTWSEKYATQPEILRYLGFVADRYDLRRDIRFKTKVAEARWDEKAERWLITTDNGAPVSCRHYIMATGCLSAPKPPEIDGVKDFKGEVYFTGRWPHDGVNLAGKRVAVIGTGSSAIQSIPLIAEQAAHLTVFQRTPNFALPAHNGPAPSDRTSLLQGDRAAYREQARQSMAGVPYPQQTVVSWQLSDAERRERFERAWAAGDLVHILTQLWADQAVDVDGNKIVQDLIREKIRAAVNDPETAAALTPHDHPFGAKRPCLDTNYYATYNRPNVTLVNLRQEPITAITASGVSTSGRSFDVDVIVFATGFDAMTGAIRAVHPITGRGGKSLSNVWAQGPQTYLGLTVEGFPNFFMITGPGSPSVLSNMAVSIEQHVDWVVDRLTALRDAGFTTMEPTETAQEGWGQHMADCSMLTLHRLANTWYTGANVPGKVQGLMPYTGGVGPYRSICDEVVSRGMLGFKLTGPNGAAQCNDGEVVRLQPDVRLVLNLLASLNLPPIESMGALGARAFVNEFNQGRPAGRPIGDIVDGTLPVTDGTLAYRVYKPATPGPHPVVVYFHGGGWVLGDEQSDEPFCRDMVRRTGMIFVSVGYRHAPEHRFPTAAEDGYAATRWIAEHAAELGGKPGPVLVAGWSAGGNIAAVTCQLARDRGGPAIAGQLLVCPVTDCTFDRPSYNDNATAYFLTRSLMYWFWDLYCSPADRTDPRVSPLRGKVAGLPPAFVVTCEFDPLRDEGVAYAEAMQAAGVPVEQLKARGHFHSSFAMVDVVITGVPGRVQMAGALRRFAGLPPELSRGDESSQGQASPGHKIAAAAS, from the coding sequence ATGTCTGACGCAATGGTTGCCACACGCGCCTCCAATGAGCGCGGAACCGCCCAAGAGGTCGACGTCGCCGTGGTCGGCGCCGGATTTGCCGGCCTCTATCTCCTGCATCGCCTGCGCAAGGCCGGGCTCAAGGCGGTCGCCCTCGAGGAGGCCGGCGATGTCGGCGGTACCTGGTACTGGAACCGCTATCCGGGCGCCCGCTGCGACATTCAGACCATCGACTACAGCTACACCTTCGATCCCGAGCTCGAGACCGCCTGGACCTGGTCGGAGAAATACGCGACCCAGCCCGAGATCCTGCGCTATCTCGGTTTTGTCGCCGACCGCTACGACCTCCGGCGCGACATCCGCTTCAAGACCAAGGTCGCCGAAGCCAGATGGGACGAGAAGGCCGAACGCTGGCTCATCACCACCGACAATGGCGCGCCGGTCTCCTGCCGTCATTACATCATGGCGACCGGCTGCCTGTCGGCGCCGAAGCCGCCGGAAATCGACGGCGTCAAGGATTTCAAGGGCGAGGTGTATTTCACCGGGCGCTGGCCGCATGACGGCGTCAACCTCGCCGGCAAGCGCGTCGCCGTGATCGGCACGGGCTCGTCCGCCATCCAGTCGATCCCGCTGATCGCCGAGCAGGCCGCGCACCTGACCGTGTTCCAGCGCACGCCGAATTTCGCGCTGCCCGCGCATAACGGCCCGGCACCGTCGGACCGCACGAGCCTGTTGCAAGGCGACCGCGCGGCGTATCGCGAGCAGGCGCGCCAGTCGATGGCCGGCGTGCCCTATCCGCAGCAGACCGTCGTGAGCTGGCAGCTGAGCGACGCCGAGCGTCGTGAGCGGTTCGAACGCGCCTGGGCCGCCGGCGACCTCGTCCACATCCTGACGCAGCTCTGGGCCGACCAGGCCGTCGACGTCGACGGCAACAAGATCGTCCAGGACCTGATCCGCGAGAAGATCCGCGCCGCCGTCAATGATCCCGAGACCGCCGCGGCCCTCACGCCGCACGATCACCCCTTCGGCGCCAAGCGTCCGTGCCTCGATACCAATTACTACGCGACCTACAACCGGCCGAACGTCACGCTGGTCAATCTGCGCCAGGAGCCGATCACGGCGATCACCGCGAGCGGCGTCTCCACGAGCGGCCGCAGCTTCGATGTCGACGTCATCGTGTTCGCGACCGGCTTCGACGCCATGACCGGCGCGATCCGTGCCGTGCATCCGATCACCGGCCGCGGCGGCAAGTCGCTCTCGAACGTCTGGGCGCAGGGACCGCAAACCTATCTCGGCCTCACGGTCGAGGGTTTCCCGAACTTCTTCATGATCACCGGCCCCGGCAGCCCGTCGGTGCTGTCGAACATGGCGGTGTCGATCGAGCAGCATGTGGACTGGGTGGTCGATCGCCTCACCGCGCTGCGCGATGCCGGCTTCACCACGATGGAGCCGACCGAGACGGCGCAGGAGGGTTGGGGCCAGCACATGGCGGACTGCTCGATGCTGACCCTGCACCGGCTCGCCAACACCTGGTACACGGGCGCCAACGTGCCCGGCAAGGTGCAGGGGCTGATGCCCTATACCGGCGGCGTCGGCCCCTATCGCAGCATCTGTGACGAGGTGGTCAGCCGCGGCATGCTCGGCTTCAAGCTCACCGGCCCCAACGGCGCTGCGCAATGCAATGATGGCGAGGTGGTGCGCCTGCAGCCGGACGTGCGGCTGGTGCTGAACTTGCTGGCATCGCTGAACCTGCCCCCGATCGAGTCGATGGGCGCGCTCGGCGCCCGCGCCTTCGTCAACGAGTTCAACCAGGGACGCCCCGCAGGGCGGCCGATCGGCGACATCGTCGACGGCACCCTGCCCGTCACCGACGGCACGCTGGCCTACCGCGTCTACAAGCCGGCAACGCCGGGCCCCCATCCGGTCGTGGTCTATTTCCACGGCGGCGGCTGGGTGCTCGGCGACGAGCAGTCGGACGAGCCGTTCTGCCGCGACATGGTGCGGCGGACCGGCATGATCTTCGTCAGCGTCGGCTACCGCCACGCGCCGGAACATCGCTTCCCGACCGCCGCCGAGGATGGCTATGCGGCGACGCGCTGGATCGCCGAGCACGCCGCCGAGCTCGGCGGCAAGCCGGGTCCGGTGCTGGTTGCCGGCTGGAGCGCCGGCGGCAATATCGCCGCCGTCACCTGCCAGCTCGCGCGCGACCGCGGCGGGCCCGCTATCGCCGGCCAGCTTCTGGTCTGCCCGGTCACCGACTGCACCTTCGATCGCCCGTCCTACAACGACAATGCGACCGCTTACTTCCTGACGCGCTCGCTGATGTACTGGTTCTGGGACCTCTATTGCTCGCCGGCCGACCGCACCGACCCGCGCGTCTCGCCGCTCCGCGGCAAGGTCGCCGGCCTGCCGCCGGCCTTCGTCGTCACCTGCGAGTTCGATCCCCTGCGCGACGAGGGCGTTGCCTATGCCGAGGCGATGCAAGCCGCTGGCGTCCCGGTCGAGCAGCTCAAGGCGCGCGGCCACTTCCACTCGTCCTTCGCGATGGTGGACGTGGTGATCACAGGGGTGCCGGGCCGGGTGCAGATGGCCGGGGCCCTGCGGCGCTTCGCCGGGCTGCCGCCGGAGCTCAGCCGCGGCGACGAGAGCAGCCAGGGCCAGGCCAGCCCGGGGCACAAGATCGCCGCCGCCGCCAGCTGA
- a CDS encoding ABC transporter substrate-binding protein has product MNNDNERGGSRLDRRHLLQAGLAAAFAAPLGAFGAAQAFAPGGIATGVDLSEFPLCRTASDAPALTGAPRKLKLSWNAGAVCLAPVPVAIEHGFFQKHNLDIELINYSGSTDQLLEAIATGKSDAGLGMALRWLKPLEQGFDVKIAAGTHGGCMRVLTRADSNVSKLADLKGKIVAVGDLGGPDKNFFSVQLAKLGIDPSKDVDWRAYPGNLLNVAVEKGEVQAFLSSDPLGYLWLKDSQYKEVASNLDGEYRDKSCCILGLRGSLVREEPQVARALTQALLDAAMFTAQNPSVTAKSFQPYAPKTASLADIEGMVRYHTHHHHPVGEVLKRELKAYADDLKTVQVFKQTTDTAKFAERIYVDVFAV; this is encoded by the coding sequence ATGAACAACGACAATGAGCGCGGCGGATCAAGGCTGGACCGGCGCCATCTGCTTCAAGCGGGACTCGCGGCGGCCTTCGCCGCGCCGCTCGGGGCCTTTGGTGCAGCACAGGCTTTCGCGCCGGGCGGGATTGCGACCGGCGTCGACCTCTCGGAATTTCCGCTGTGCCGGACGGCGTCGGATGCACCCGCGCTCACCGGCGCGCCGCGCAAGCTGAAACTGTCGTGGAATGCCGGCGCGGTGTGCCTCGCGCCGGTGCCGGTCGCGATCGAGCACGGCTTCTTCCAGAAGCACAATCTCGACATCGAGCTCATCAATTATTCCGGCTCAACCGACCAGCTGCTCGAGGCGATCGCGACCGGAAAGAGCGATGCCGGCCTCGGCATGGCGCTCCGCTGGCTGAAGCCGCTGGAGCAAGGCTTTGACGTCAAGATCGCCGCCGGCACCCATGGCGGTTGCATGCGCGTTCTGACCCGCGCCGACTCCAACGTGAGCAAGCTCGCCGATCTCAAGGGCAAGATCGTCGCAGTCGGCGATCTCGGCGGCCCCGACAAGAACTTCTTCTCCGTTCAGCTTGCCAAGCTCGGCATCGACCCCAGCAAGGATGTCGATTGGCGCGCCTATCCCGGCAACCTTCTCAACGTCGCCGTCGAGAAGGGCGAGGTGCAGGCCTTCCTGTCGTCCGATCCGCTCGGCTATCTCTGGCTCAAGGACAGCCAGTACAAGGAAGTCGCCTCCAACCTCGACGGCGAATATCGCGACAAGAGCTGCTGCATCCTCGGCCTGCGCGGCAGTCTGGTGCGTGAGGAGCCGCAGGTCGCACGCGCCCTCACGCAGGCGCTGCTCGATGCCGCGATGTTCACCGCGCAGAATCCGTCCGTGACGGCGAAGTCGTTCCAGCCTTATGCGCCGAAGACCGCATCGCTCGCCGATATCGAGGGCATGGTGCGCTACCACACCCATCATCATCATCCCGTGGGTGAAGTGCTCAAGCGCGAGCTGAAGGCCTATGCCGACGACCTGAAGACCGTGCAGGTCTTCAAGCAGACCACCGACACCGCCAAATTCGCGGAGCGCATCTATGTCGACGTATTCGCTGTCTGA
- the glgA gene encoding glycogen synthase GlgA, giving the protein MTPVRVLAVASEVYPIVKTGGLADVAGALPAALKAHGVEMRTLMPGYPDVTRMLAGAEEIRRWPDYFGGPGRLFAGAHDGLDLFVLDVPHLYARPGNPYVTSEGIDWPDNGVRFAALARVAADIGHGLVPAFVPDVVHAHDWQAGLAPAYLHYDNRPRPGTVMTIHNMAYQGKFAPELIGAIGLPWHSFNVNELEYFGGISFLKAGLQFADRITTVSPTYAREIQSDEGGMGFGGLLRARAGVLSGILNGIDISVWNPQEDPHIAYRFGAEDLTFRAANKAVLQQQFNLDSSDEAPLLGVISRLSWQKGLDLLLEAIPTILGEGMQLALLGSGDRDLQEAYQAAARANPGRIGVMIGYDEILAHLIQAGSDALIVPSRFEPCGLTQLCALRYGAVPVVSRVGGLEDTIVDVGEADASGRDATGFKFGPVTADALAGSLRKANIAFHDKATWRRLQRNGLATDVSWRNRAGDYAALYRGLMAARA; this is encoded by the coding sequence ATGACGCCTGTTCGCGTCCTCGCGGTCGCTTCTGAAGTCTACCCCATCGTCAAGACCGGTGGCCTCGCAGATGTCGCCGGCGCGCTGCCGGCCGCGTTGAAGGCGCATGGCGTCGAGATGCGCACCCTGATGCCCGGCTATCCCGACGTGACGCGGATGCTCGCCGGCGCGGAGGAAATCCGGCGCTGGCCGGACTATTTCGGCGGGCCGGGCCGGCTGTTCGCAGGCGCGCATGATGGCCTTGATCTGTTCGTGCTCGACGTGCCGCATCTTTATGCACGGCCGGGCAATCCCTACGTCACCAGCGAGGGCATCGACTGGCCGGACAACGGTGTACGCTTTGCGGCGCTGGCCCGCGTCGCCGCCGATATCGGCCACGGCCTCGTTCCGGCCTTCGTGCCCGACGTCGTGCATGCCCACGACTGGCAGGCGGGGCTTGCGCCGGCCTATCTGCATTACGACAACCGTCCGCGGCCCGGCACCGTGATGACGATTCACAACATGGCCTATCAGGGCAAGTTCGCGCCTGAGCTGATCGGCGCAATCGGCCTGCCCTGGCACTCGTTCAACGTCAATGAGCTCGAATATTTCGGCGGCATCAGCTTTCTGAAAGCCGGCCTGCAATTTGCCGACCGCATCACAACGGTGTCGCCGACCTACGCGCGCGAGATCCAGAGCGACGAGGGCGGCATGGGGTTCGGCGGGCTCTTGCGCGCACGCGCCGGCGTGCTCAGCGGCATCCTCAACGGCATCGACATCTCGGTATGGAATCCGCAGGAGGACCCGCACATCGCCTACCGCTTCGGCGCGGAGGATTTGACGTTCCGGGCCGCGAACAAGGCGGTGCTCCAGCAACAGTTCAATCTCGATTCCTCCGACGAGGCGCCATTGCTCGGCGTGATCAGCCGCCTGTCCTGGCAGAAGGGGCTCGATCTCCTGCTCGAGGCCATCCCGACCATCTTGGGCGAAGGCATGCAGCTCGCGCTGCTCGGCAGCGGGGACCGCGATCTTCAGGAGGCCTATCAGGCCGCCGCGCGCGCCAATCCCGGCCGCATCGGCGTCATGATCGGCTACGACGAGATTTTGGCGCATCTGATCCAGGCCGGCTCCGACGCGCTGATCGTGCCGTCGCGCTTCGAGCCGTGCGGACTGACCCAGCTCTGCGCGCTACGCTATGGCGCCGTTCCGGTCGTGTCGCGCGTCGGCGGCCTCGAGGACACCATCGTCGATGTCGGCGAGGCCGACGCGTCCGGCCGTGATGCCACCGGTTTCAAGTTCGGCCCCGTGACGGCCGACGCTCTCGCCGGCAGCTTGCGCAAGGCCAACATCGCTTTCCACGACAAGGCGACCTGGCGCCGGCTGCAACGAAACGGCCTTGCCACCGACGTCTCCTGGCGCAACCGCGCCGGCGATTATGCCGCGCTCTACCGCGGCCTCATGGCGGCTCGCGCGTAG
- a CDS encoding DODA-type extradiol aromatic ring-opening family dioxygenase gives MTRLPTLFLSHGGGPWPFMEDRRIQYAKTAAEFARLPQLLPERPKAVLVITGHWEADAFTVSTSAHPPMVYDYYGFPEHTYHLKYPAPGQPELAAQVKALLARAGLDCREDPDQGFDHGTFVPLGLMYPNADMPIVLLSLKSSYDAAEHVRVGQAIAPLRDDGILIVGSGLTYHNMRGFNRPESKPVSYDFEAYLNEAISHPDAERRNAMLVDWENAPSARLAHPREDHLLPLMVAAGAAGSDVGQRVFVDEVASVAMASYVFGG, from the coding sequence ATGACGCGACTTCCAACCTTGTTCCTGTCGCATGGCGGCGGCCCCTGGCCGTTCATGGAGGACAGGCGGATACAATATGCGAAGACCGCCGCGGAGTTCGCCCGGCTGCCGCAGCTGCTCCCCGAGAGGCCGAAGGCCGTGCTCGTCATCACCGGCCATTGGGAGGCCGACGCCTTCACCGTGTCGACCTCGGCGCATCCGCCGATGGTGTACGATTATTACGGTTTCCCCGAGCATACCTACCATCTCAAATATCCGGCGCCGGGCCAGCCGGAGCTCGCCGCGCAAGTGAAGGCGCTGCTCGCGCGCGCCGGCCTCGATTGCCGGGAGGATCCCGATCAGGGCTTCGACCACGGCACCTTCGTGCCGCTCGGCCTGATGTATCCGAACGCGGACATGCCGATCGTGCTGCTGTCGCTGAAATCGAGCTATGACGCGGCGGAGCACGTCAGGGTCGGGCAGGCGATCGCACCCTTGCGCGACGACGGCATCCTGATCGTCGGCAGCGGGCTCACCTATCACAATATGCGCGGCTTCAACCGGCCGGAGTCGAAGCCGGTCTCGTACGATTTCGAGGCCTATCTGAACGAGGCCATCAGCCATCCGGATGCGGAGCGACGCAATGCGATGCTGGTCGATTGGGAAAATGCGCCGAGCGCGCGCCTTGCGCATCCGCGCGAGGACCATCTCTTGCCGCTGATGGTCGCCGCCGGCGCCGCCGGCAGCGATGTGGGCCAGCGCGTCTTCGTCGACGAGGTCGCCAGTGTGGCGATGGCGTCGTATGTGTTTGGTGGATGA